A portion of the Micromonospora vinacea genome contains these proteins:
- a CDS encoding hemerythrin domain-containing protein translates to MSAVPLPPLPPAPAPEEGYRPAGRSIADIVDREHRQLLALLDQLSGPDTTPREGLPVLTAALSRHLSAEEQYLLPAVRAALPAATERVDAEINADAALLSALKGLTDEALTEVAERVRRHVDGVGALVVELRAVATEEELIRLGNRLEIAEEAAPTRPHPGTPATPPWNRIVEPAVGVVDKVLDAVTRRPTYLADLPEPPRDR, encoded by the coding sequence ATGTCCGCTGTTCCCCTGCCGCCGTTGCCGCCCGCGCCCGCACCCGAGGAGGGCTACCGACCCGCCGGTCGCAGCATCGCCGACATCGTCGACCGGGAGCACCGGCAACTGCTGGCGCTGCTGGACCAGCTCTCCGGCCCGGACACCACACCGCGGGAAGGGCTGCCGGTGCTCACCGCCGCGCTGTCGCGGCACCTGTCCGCCGAGGAGCAGTACCTGCTGCCGGCGGTCCGCGCGGCGCTGCCGGCGGCCACCGAGCGGGTGGACGCGGAGATCAACGCCGACGCGGCCCTGCTGAGCGCCCTGAAGGGGCTGACGGACGAGGCGCTGACCGAGGTCGCGGAGCGGGTCCGCCGACACGTCGACGGGGTGGGCGCGCTGGTCGTCGAGCTGCGCGCGGTCGCGACCGAGGAGGAGCTGATCCGGCTCGGCAACCGGTTGGAGATCGCCGAGGAGGCCGCGCCGACCCGACCGCACCCGGGCACGCCGGCCACCCCTCCGTGGAACCGGATCGTGGAGCCGGCGGTCGGGGTGGTGGACAAGGTCCTCGACGCGGTGACCCGGCGGCCGACGTACCTGGCGGACCTGCCGGAGCCACCGCGCGACCGGTGA
- a CDS encoding ATP-dependent Clp protease ATP-binding subunit, with product MMGPGDIGSDPWDEFLARYFGRGEGGRRPPHRVDITRLMTADAREMLADAARRAAQRQSSDLDTDHLLWAALQREPLRDLVRRAGADPDTLLNALGGKGDGAPRGEVPPNLSLTPAAKRALLDAHQLSRAMGANYIGPEHILMALPLNPESPAGRMLAAGRIQPESLQAANAERGPMTGPKPDRGTPTLDQYGQDLTDLARNDQIDPVIGRADEIEQAVEILSRRTKNNPVLIGEAGVGKTAIVEGLAERICDGDVPQTLLGKRVVQLDLAGLVAGTRYRGDFEERLKKVIDEIRAHRDELIIFMDEIHTLVGAGGAGSEGGMDASNMLKPALARGELRVIGATTLDEYRKSIEKDAALARRFQPVLVPEPSVDDTIAILRGLRDRYEAHHQVRFTDEALVAAAELSDRYVTDRFLPDKAIDLIDQAGARVRLRTRTPASDVRELEQELDEVRRDKEQAVTDEQYERASALRDRIAELEEDIRRANGDDGSSGSQVPEVGPQEIAEVISRATGIPVSQLTEEERDRLLRLEGHLHQKVVGQDDAVSAVAEAVRRSRAGLADPERPMGSFLFLGPTGVGKTELARALAEALFGEADRMVRVDMSEFQERHTVSRLVGAPPGYVGYEEAGQLTEAVRRRPYAVVLLDEIEKAHPDVFNILLQVLDDGRLTDSQGRTVNFKNTVLIMTSNLGSELITGAQRSVGFGTGDVGSEQESNELRERLMRRLQENFRPEFLNRIDEVIIFRRLEAEQLRDITALLLEETRRRMHAQDLQVEFTTAAIDWLAEHGYQPEFGARPLRRVIQREVDNHLSRMLLESAISPGQKVTVDVRDGALTFDVTAGERGYTAATTTHPR from the coding sequence ACGCGGCCCGGCGGGCCGCGCAACGGCAGAGCAGCGACCTGGACACCGACCACCTGCTCTGGGCGGCGCTGCAACGCGAACCGCTGCGTGACCTGGTACGCCGGGCCGGTGCCGATCCGGACACCCTGCTCAACGCCCTCGGCGGAAAGGGCGACGGCGCGCCGCGCGGGGAGGTGCCGCCCAACCTGTCGTTGACCCCCGCCGCCAAGCGGGCGTTGCTCGACGCCCATCAGTTGTCCCGGGCGATGGGCGCCAACTACATCGGCCCCGAGCACATCCTGATGGCGCTGCCGCTCAACCCGGAGTCACCGGCCGGGCGGATGCTGGCCGCCGGCCGGATCCAACCCGAGTCGTTGCAGGCCGCCAACGCCGAGCGCGGGCCGATGACCGGGCCCAAGCCCGACCGCGGCACCCCCACCCTGGACCAGTACGGGCAGGACCTCACCGACCTGGCCCGCAACGACCAGATCGACCCGGTGATCGGACGCGCCGACGAGATCGAACAGGCCGTGGAGATCCTGTCCCGGCGGACCAAGAACAACCCGGTGCTGATCGGCGAGGCCGGCGTCGGCAAGACCGCCATCGTCGAGGGGCTGGCCGAGCGGATCTGCGACGGCGACGTACCACAGACCCTGCTCGGCAAGCGGGTCGTCCAGCTCGACCTGGCCGGCCTGGTCGCCGGCACCCGCTACCGGGGCGACTTCGAGGAACGGCTGAAGAAGGTGATCGACGAGATCCGGGCGCACCGGGACGAGCTGATCATCTTCATGGACGAGATCCACACCCTGGTCGGGGCCGGCGGCGCCGGCAGCGAGGGTGGGATGGACGCGTCCAACATGCTCAAACCCGCCCTCGCCCGGGGTGAGCTGCGGGTGATCGGCGCGACGACGCTGGACGAGTACCGCAAGAGCATCGAGAAGGACGCCGCGCTGGCCCGGCGGTTCCAGCCGGTGCTGGTGCCCGAGCCCAGCGTCGACGACACCATCGCCATCCTGCGCGGGCTGCGCGACCGGTACGAGGCCCACCACCAGGTGCGCTTCACCGACGAGGCGCTGGTCGCCGCCGCCGAACTGTCCGACCGGTACGTCACCGATCGGTTCCTGCCGGACAAGGCGATCGACCTCATCGACCAGGCCGGCGCCCGGGTGCGGTTGCGCACCCGCACCCCCGCGTCCGACGTGCGGGAGCTGGAACAGGAACTCGACGAGGTACGCCGGGACAAGGAACAGGCAGTCACCGACGAGCAGTACGAGCGGGCGTCCGCGCTGCGCGACCGGATCGCCGAGTTGGAGGAGGACATCCGTCGCGCGAACGGCGACGACGGCTCGTCCGGCTCCCAGGTGCCCGAGGTGGGCCCCCAGGAGATCGCCGAGGTGATCTCCCGGGCCACCGGCATCCCCGTCAGCCAGCTCACCGAGGAGGAACGCGACCGGCTGCTGCGCCTGGAGGGTCACCTGCACCAGAAGGTGGTCGGTCAGGACGACGCGGTCAGCGCGGTCGCCGAGGCCGTGCGTCGCTCCCGGGCCGGGCTGGCCGACCCGGAGCGGCCGATGGGCAGTTTCCTGTTCCTCGGCCCGACCGGTGTCGGCAAGACCGAGTTGGCGCGGGCTCTGGCCGAGGCGTTGTTCGGTGAGGCGGACCGGATGGTCCGGGTGGACATGAGCGAGTTCCAGGAGCGGCACACGGTCAGCCGGCTGGTCGGTGCGCCGCCCGGATACGTCGGCTACGAGGAGGCCGGTCAGCTCACCGAGGCGGTGCGTCGCCGCCCGTACGCGGTGGTGCTGCTCGACGAGATCGAGAAGGCCCACCCGGACGTGTTCAACATCCTGCTCCAGGTGCTCGACGACGGGCGGCTGACCGACAGCCAGGGTCGTACCGTGAACTTCAAGAACACCGTCCTGATCATGACGAGCAACCTCGGCTCCGAGCTGATCACCGGCGCCCAGCGCTCGGTCGGCTTCGGCACCGGGGACGTGGGCAGCGAGCAGGAGAGCAACGAGCTGCGCGAGCGGCTGATGCGTCGCCTGCAGGAGAACTTCCGCCCGGAGTTCCTCAACCGCATCGACGAGGTCATCATCTTCCGCCGGCTGGAGGCCGAGCAGTTGCGCGACATCACCGCGCTGCTGCTGGAGGAGACCCGCCGCCGTATGCACGCCCAGGACCTCCAGGTGGAGTTCACCACCGCCGCCATCGACTGGCTCGCCGAGCACGGCTACCAGCCGGAGTTCGGTGCCCGCCCGCTGCGCCGGGTGATCCAGCGGGAGGTGGACAACCACCTGTCCCGGATGTTGCTGGAGTCGGCGATCTCGCCGGGGCAGAAGGTCACTGTGGACGTCCGCGACGGCGCGCTCACCTTCGACGTGACCGCGGGTGAGCGGGGGTACACCGCCGCCACGACCACCCACCCGCGATGA
- a CDS encoding M20/M25/M40 family metallo-hydrolase — translation MTSDAASARPDPTAEVVDLCRDLLRIDTTNTGDNDTSVGERRAAEYVAEKLAEVGVESVLHESAPGRANVVARIPGTDPSRGALLVHGHLDVVPADADEWSVGPFSGELRDGYLWGRGAIDMKDFDAMVLAVVRHWQRTGVRPPRDIVLAYTADEEAGSDYGARFLVDNHRGLFDGCTEAIGEVGGFSYSVNDSQRLYLIETAEKGIDWLRLHAKGRPGHGSMMHDDNAVTALAEAVARIGRHRFPVVVTDTVRAFLTEVSDLLGIELDPDDPETAIAKLGPIANIIGATIRNTANPTRLSAGYKDNVIPGRATATIDCRSLPGQSELLERQLRELVGPDIAIEYVQRQPALETTFDGDLVEAMSAALRAEDPGARPVPYMLSGGTDAKAFSQLGIRCFGFAPLRLPADLNFSALFHGIDERVPVDGLQFGVRVLDRFLRTC, via the coding sequence ATGACGAGCGATGCCGCCTCCGCCCGACCCGACCCCACCGCAGAGGTCGTGGACCTCTGCCGCGACCTGCTGCGCATCGACACCACCAACACGGGTGACAACGACACCAGCGTCGGCGAGCGCCGCGCGGCCGAGTACGTGGCGGAGAAGCTCGCCGAGGTCGGCGTGGAGTCCGTCCTGCACGAGTCCGCGCCCGGCCGGGCGAACGTGGTGGCCCGCATCCCGGGCACCGACCCGAGCCGGGGCGCGCTGCTGGTGCACGGCCACCTGGACGTGGTGCCCGCCGACGCTGACGAGTGGTCGGTCGGCCCGTTCTCCGGCGAGCTGCGCGACGGCTACCTCTGGGGCCGGGGCGCCATCGACATGAAGGACTTCGACGCGATGGTGCTCGCCGTGGTGCGGCACTGGCAGCGCACCGGCGTGCGACCCCCGCGCGACATCGTGCTCGCATACACCGCCGACGAGGAGGCGGGCAGCGACTACGGGGCGCGCTTCCTGGTGGACAACCACCGGGGCCTCTTCGACGGCTGCACCGAGGCGATCGGCGAGGTGGGCGGCTTCTCCTACTCGGTCAACGACAGCCAGCGGCTCTACCTCATCGAGACCGCCGAGAAGGGCATCGACTGGCTGCGGCTGCACGCCAAGGGCCGCCCCGGGCACGGCTCGATGATGCACGACGACAACGCCGTCACCGCGCTCGCCGAGGCGGTCGCCCGGATCGGCCGACACCGCTTCCCGGTGGTGGTCACCGACACCGTGCGGGCCTTCCTGACCGAGGTCTCCGACCTGCTCGGCATCGAGTTGGACCCGGACGACCCGGAGACGGCCATCGCCAAGCTCGGCCCCATCGCCAACATCATCGGCGCGACCATCCGCAACACCGCCAACCCGACCCGGTTGAGCGCCGGCTACAAGGACAACGTCATCCCCGGCCGGGCCACCGCCACCATCGACTGCCGCAGCCTGCCCGGCCAGTCCGAGCTGTTGGAGCGGCAGCTGCGCGAGTTGGTCGGCCCGGACATCGCCATCGAGTACGTCCAGCGGCAGCCGGCGCTGGAGACCACCTTCGACGGTGACCTGGTCGAGGCCATGTCGGCGGCGCTGCGCGCGGAGGACCCGGGGGCGCGTCCCGTTCCGTACATGCTCTCCGGTGGCACCGACGCCAAGGCGTTCTCGCAGCTCGGCATCCGCTGCTTCGGGTTCGCCCCGCTCCGGCTGCCCGCCGACCTGAACTTCTCGGCGTTGTTCCACGGCATCGACGAGCGCGTTCCGGTGGACGGACTACAGTTCGGCGTGCGGGTTCTCGACCGGTTCCTCCGCACCTGCTAG
- a CDS encoding LysR family transcriptional regulator: MNLELRHLRVVCAIAETGSVTKAASALGLAQPALTAQLQRIERTLGGPLFDRDRRGARPTALGELVLARARVLLPAMKGLQDEAARLAGAGDTPPCYRFGGVNSPILGRLVHRLAAEQPPAQITTYASWSVDELAQLVAGGRLDFALAGVCGDASPSAGFGLSWQEVAVDPVLVLLPETHPLAAQDEVRLADLRHEQWVAAPGDGCFADCFAAACARAGFTPRKVYETDIRGCVDLVEAGVAVALCQATFRPVSGLVTRQLAGTPLRWRLLLGWHPDSPAAQGAQLVLETAKAAYVDSLAPHPAYLAWLPRNPGFGVRQPTGVRPG, translated from the coding sequence ATGAACCTGGAGCTGCGTCACCTGCGGGTGGTCTGCGCGATCGCGGAGACGGGAAGTGTGACGAAGGCGGCCTCGGCGCTCGGCCTGGCCCAGCCGGCGCTCACCGCCCAGCTCCAACGCATCGAGCGGACGCTGGGCGGCCCGCTGTTCGACAGGGACCGGCGCGGGGCCCGGCCCACCGCACTGGGTGAGCTGGTGCTGGCCCGCGCCCGGGTGCTGCTGCCGGCGATGAAGGGGTTGCAGGACGAGGCCGCCCGGCTGGCCGGGGCGGGCGACACGCCGCCGTGCTACCGGTTCGGTGGGGTGAACAGCCCGATCCTGGGTCGGCTGGTGCACCGGTTGGCGGCCGAGCAACCGCCGGCCCAGATCACCACGTACGCGTCCTGGTCGGTGGACGAGTTGGCGCAGTTGGTGGCCGGCGGTCGGCTGGACTTCGCGCTGGCCGGGGTGTGCGGCGACGCCAGCCCGTCGGCCGGGTTCGGGTTGAGCTGGCAGGAGGTGGCCGTCGACCCGGTACTGGTGCTGCTGCCGGAGACCCATCCCCTCGCGGCCCAGGACGAGGTTCGCCTGGCGGACCTGCGCCACGAGCAGTGGGTCGCCGCGCCGGGCGACGGCTGCTTCGCCGACTGCTTCGCCGCCGCCTGCGCCCGCGCCGGCTTCACCCCCCGCAAGGTGTACGAGACCGACATCCGCGGCTGCGTCGACCTGGTGGAGGCCGGTGTGGCGGTGGCCCTGTGCCAGGCGACGTTCCGCCCGGTGAGCGGTCTGGTCACCCGTCAACTCGCCGGTACGCCGCTGCGCTGGCGGCTGCTACTCGGTTGGCATCCGGACTCCCCCGCCGCCCAGGGCGCCCAGCTGGTGCTGGAGACGGCCAAGGCGGCGTACGTCGACTCGTTGGCGCCGCACCCGGCGTACCTGGCCTGGCTGCCCCGCAACCCGGGGTTCGGGGTGCGGCAGCCGACCGGGGTCCGGCCGGGCTGA
- a CDS encoding SseB family protein gives MTSPSPTWPEVAARLRDTVARCDRDTDLELSAGPRGIRLLVRRQVVRVICPGHDEARLAALGWHRPTGGEGWWYETARTPEQVERLSVFVTRTAAEVLTDEPGALSCRPVPPAAGPGPTVPPAGHPGPAALPVAQPAPVEVTQVEATPAEAAEPTVVAVLAAAVDRRDLPGYLGALAGATVCVPLSGEPAPDADFPWTVVGDTTGAPLLPVFTSPGALTAFAGDGVPFIALPCAELFEDWPDPAWGLTVDPGTPRAVALAAPALAALLTANVPPA, from the coding sequence GTGACGTCGCCGTCGCCGACCTGGCCGGAGGTCGCCGCTCGGCTGCGGGACACCGTCGCCCGCTGCGACCGGGACACCGACCTGGAGCTCTCCGCCGGTCCGCGCGGGATCCGGCTGCTGGTGCGCCGCCAGGTGGTACGGGTGATCTGCCCCGGTCACGACGAGGCACGCCTGGCCGCGCTCGGCTGGCACCGTCCGACCGGCGGCGAGGGCTGGTGGTACGAGACGGCGCGCACTCCGGAGCAGGTGGAGCGGCTCAGTGTGTTCGTGACCCGTACCGCCGCCGAGGTGTTGACCGACGAGCCCGGCGCGCTCTCCTGCCGGCCGGTGCCGCCGGCCGCCGGCCCTGGCCCGACGGTGCCGCCGGCCGGGCACCCTGGCCCGGCAGCGCTACCGGTCGCCCAGCCGGCACCGGTCGAGGTGACCCAGGTCGAGGCGACACCCGCCGAGGCGGCGGAGCCGACGGTGGTTGCGGTGCTCGCCGCTGCCGTCGACCGGCGTGACCTGCCCGGCTACCTCGGAGCGCTGGCCGGCGCCACTGTGTGCGTCCCCCTCTCCGGGGAACCGGCGCCCGACGCCGACTTCCCGTGGACGGTGGTCGGCGACACGACCGGGGCACCGCTGCTGCCGGTCTTCACCTCGCCCGGGGCGCTCACCGCGTTCGCCGGGGACGGGGTGCCGTTCATCGCGCTGCCCTGCGCCGAACTGTTCGAGGACTGGCCGGACCCGGCCTGGGGGCTGACTGTCGACCCGGGCACCCCCCGGGCTGTCGCCCTGGCCGCGCCAGCCCTCGCCGCCCTGCTGACGGCAAACGTCCCCCCGGCCTGA
- a CDS encoding YbaB/EbfC family nucleoid-associated protein, producing MTDPTSAFDALAGRIADIERRFAGLRDDLAELSGTATDESGLVSATVDATGALTGLTLAPAALRAGTEGVAELVLDAYRRAREVASTHVDEHTEGLDVALGAGLGDLFGTPGDFSALGRLEETVARLGRLDDRLPGAPA from the coding sequence ATGACGGACCCGACGTCCGCGTTCGACGCGCTCGCCGGGCGGATCGCCGACATCGAGCGCCGGTTCGCGGGCCTCCGCGACGACCTGGCCGAGCTGTCCGGCACCGCTACCGACGAGAGCGGGCTTGTCTCGGCGACCGTCGACGCCACCGGAGCGCTGACCGGGCTCACCCTCGCGCCGGCCGCCCTGCGCGCCGGCACCGAGGGGGTGGCCGAGCTGGTGCTCGACGCGTACCGGCGGGCTCGCGAGGTCGCCTCCACGCACGTCGACGAGCACACCGAGGGGTTGGACGTCGCGCTCGGCGCGGGGCTCGGCGACCTGTTCGGCACGCCGGGCGACTTCTCGGCGCTGGGCCGGCTGGAGGAGACAGTGGCCCGGCTCGGGCGGCTCGACGACCGCCTGCCGGGCGCACCGGCGTGA
- a CDS encoding DUF3140 domain-containing protein, translating to MVREARLDPEVEVLWEDFHAEVNVPSEQLRTWLLTRGSGEESFSPNPNLDLPQPGREILKVLNKRKVDLTPEDIEVMREAVERIRELMDAKPSRGNADDSWRHSLLDLGHDPLVER from the coding sequence ATGGTACGCGAAGCGCGGCTCGACCCCGAGGTGGAAGTGCTCTGGGAGGACTTCCACGCCGAGGTGAACGTCCCGTCGGAGCAGCTGCGGACCTGGCTGCTGACCCGGGGTTCGGGGGAGGAGTCGTTCAGCCCGAACCCGAACCTCGACCTGCCCCAGCCCGGCCGGGAGATCCTCAAGGTGCTCAACAAGCGCAAGGTGGACCTCACCCCGGAGGACATCGAGGTGATGCGGGAGGCGGTCGAGCGGATCCGCGAGCTGATGGACGCCAAGCCGTCGCGCGGCAACGCCGACGACAGCTGGCGACACTCACTGCTCGACCTGGGTCACGATCCGCTCGTCGAACGCTGA
- a CDS encoding DUF5703 family protein: MDYEYAPLRLPPNVDRLTAAAQLAIQAEFSGWELARVRLYRDGTRQVVLRRRRVNQPQPGLSY; encoded by the coding sequence ATGGACTACGAGTACGCGCCACTGCGGCTGCCGCCGAACGTCGACCGGCTGACCGCCGCGGCGCAGTTGGCGATCCAGGCGGAGTTCTCCGGATGGGAGTTGGCCCGGGTGCGGCTGTACCGGGACGGCACGCGCCAGGTGGTGCTGCGTCGTCGGCGGGTCAACCAGCCGCAGCCGGGTCTGTCGTACTGA